A window of Sandaracinaceae bacterium genomic DNA:
GAACGGCACCTTCGACCACGTCCGCGGCGGCGTCCCGCAGTGGGAAGGGCGCTTCCGCATGCGCACCAGCGAGTACCCCGGCCGCTACGACCGCGTGTTCTTCGACCAGGTCAGCAACGGGACCGGGCCCGGTCCCATCTACACCTATCACGACGACGTGTACGTCGACACGACCTGGACCCGCGTGATGATCACCGACGCGCCCACCCTCGCCGGGTCGCGGGTCCGGGAGATCCAGATCCCCCTGGAGTGGTCCGCCACCGAGATCCGCGTGCTCGTCCGCCAGGGCGCACACGACACGCTCGACGGCCGCTACCTGCTCGTGATCGGCGAAGACGGCAGCGAGCAGTCCTTCCCGCTCTGACCCGGGCCACGGAGTCGCCGTCGTGGGCCGCGACTCGTTCTTCTTGCTCGGGTCGCGGTCATGGTGTGCCATGACCGGCGAGACATGGGGTCCCACGACGACATCCGCGCCGCCATCGGCGACACGCCGCTCCTGCCGCTGCGCCGCCTGGGCGCTGGCCTGCCCAACCCGGTCCTCGTGAAGTGCGAGCACCTGAATCCCGGCGGGAGCGTCAAGGATCGGCTCGCGATGGCGATCGTGAACGACGCCGAGGCGCGGGGCGTGCTGCGCGAGGGCGCGACCGTCATCGAGGCCACGGCGGGAAACACGGGCGTCGGGCTCGCCCTGTTCGCGGCCGTCCGCGGCTACGCGCTCGTGTGCGTGATGCCGGAGAAGATGAGCGTCGACAAACGCCGCGCGCTCACGGCCCTCGGCGCGCGCGTCATCGTCACCCGGAACGCCCCGCCGCACGACCCCGACAACTTCCAGAACGTCGCCCGCGCGATGGCCGAGAAGGAGGGCTGGTTCCTCGCAGACCAGTTCAACAACCCGGTCAACGCGAGGGTTCACGAAGAGGACACGGGTCGAGAGATCCTCGAGCAGACACGAGGCCGGGTGGCGGCGTTCGTCGCCGGTGCGGGCACGGGCGGTACGATCAGCGGCGTCGGTCGCGCCCTGAAGCGCGCGAGGCCGGACACCCTCGTCGTGCTCGCCGACCCGGTCGGCTCCGGGCTCGCCGACTGGGTCGAGACGGGCACGCTGGGCCCGGACGGCTCCTACGCCGTCGAGGGCATCGGCTCGAGCGCGCCGCCCGCGAACCTGCACCGCGACGTGATCGACGCCGCGGAGCGGATCTCCGACCAGGAGAGCTTCGAGACCGCGCGCCGACTCGTCGCCGAGGAGGGTCTCCTGGTCGGCGGAAGCGCGGGCACCA
This region includes:
- a CDS encoding cysteine synthase family protein, producing the protein MGSHDDIRAAIGDTPLLPLRRLGAGLPNPVLVKCEHLNPGGSVKDRLAMAIVNDAEARGVLREGATVIEATAGNTGVGLALFAAVRGYALVCVMPEKMSVDKRRALTALGARVIVTRNAPPHDPDNFQNVARAMAEKEGWFLADQFNNPVNARVHEEDTGREILEQTRGRVAAFVAGAGTGGTISGVGRALKRARPDTLVVLADPVGSGLADWVETGTLGPDGSYAVEGIGSSAPPANLHRDVIDAAERISDQESFETARRLVAEEGLLVGGSAGTNVAAALRVAARSDIDGPVVTVLPDSWDRYFATDWMRAWS